GCGGGTACAAGGGAAGGCTTGAGGACAGGGCCTTCAATCCCACCCAGACAGCTCCATGGGACACTGGGAGCCTAAGAGAGCTGGGCTTGGACACAGGGACTGTAGAGCAGGTTGCTGTGGCGGGGAGAGGGCATCTCCTGGGTGCTAGAGTAGAGAGGTTTCTTGGTGCTGACACCTCCCTGGAGCTCTCCCTTTCTTGCCTCCCCCCAGTATGATGAGCTGCCCCACTACCCTGGCATCGTGGACAGCACTGCAACCCTGGCTAGCTTCTCGGAGGCAGTGTCCTCAGCACCAAGAGCCCCCGGGCCCTACGGCCCCCAccggcctccccagcccccaccctcaggcTTGGACAGTGATGGCctgagaagggagaaggatgaGATCTATGGGTGAGTGGGGACAAGGCTGAGGGTTCCATGGGGTCTCATGTGATTTGcgccccccacccctaccacttcctttgtctctctggatatatttctctccctctgactctgtCTCACTCTGTCTCTGTCCTGCACCCCAGTTCCTCCATACTTTGCAGCCCTCATgaactctctcctctcctgcttccccCAGCCACCCGCTTTTCCCTCTGCTGGCCCTGGTCTTTGAGAAATGTGAATTGGCCACGTGCTCACCCCGTGATGGGGCTGGGACTGGGCTGGGCACACCCCCAGGCGGTGACGTGTGCTCCTCCGATTCCTTCAATGAGGACATTGCAGCCTTTGCCAAGCAGGTGGGCACCCACCATCCGCTGTGCGCCGGGAAAGCCAGTGatgtggggtgggcaggagaagGGATCTGCTCTCCCTGgcctctctcttttccccaggTCCGCTCTGAGAGGCCCCTCTTCTCCTCCAACCCGGAGCTGGACAATCTGGTGAGACCTGGGCCCTCCCCAATGCCCCCTCCTCCGAGGGGGTCTCCTGTTCCACCCCCCATAGCCCTGGGGTTGGTcgtgggagcagagaggagaccACCTGACCCACATTCTCAAATTGTGATAACTGTTGCCCATTTGCAATGCAGTGTAGCCTAGAGTTTGAGAACAGGGACCTGatggcctgagttcaaatcccagctctgcacttaCTAGTTCTGTGAACCAGGGCAATTAACACCATCTCCCTGTGCCCCATTTTCCTCAACTGCAAAGTGTAGCTAGTAATAATTTCTATCTTGGAGGACTGTTGTGAATATATAATGAGTTAAACAGAGTCAAGCAGGTAGAGCAATGCCTAGCAGCGAGTGGAGACTCATTAAGTGTTGGCTATTCAATCAGTCAGAATTGAGCCCACACCACAATGAATGGAAGCCCTTAGctgcaaaggagagagaagagaggggaagagagggagatggagggagaaataccctggcttctcccttccctttgctTTCCAGCTCCCACCAGGGCTTCCTATTGGCTGAACCCTTTGACAAAGGgctctgggaaatgtagttttcagGTGAAGGGTGGGAAATGGATCAGAGGGCAAGCAGGCATAAGATCGGGGTGGTGGTATTACTACAGCACACCTTAGCTCACCCCTCACATGATGGCTCCTCTTCTGCCTCTTGCAtctcttgtttctcttccttgGCCTCTGATCTCAATCTCACACTCCCTCGTTCCTTAATTCTGGGTCTCTATCTCTGTACCCCTATTTCTCTCGGCCCCTGTCACTTTGactctattttctctctccctctctttgtcATTCTATCTGACtttttctgttcctctgtctctcttctctcctttctcttcttcccttttctcttcctctctctcctcttcctccccctcccctcttcttctcctcttttttcacctcctcctcttccttcttctctctctctctgtctctctctctctcccctcttctgtctctgttttcAGATGATACAGGCCATTCAAGTGCTCCGCTTCCACCTGCTGGAGCTGGAGAAGGTGAGTGCTTCTCACTCCCCCTCATGCCCTCACTTTCCCCCAGTTCCTCCCCTTTTTGCCCCCTTCACCCCTCCTTCAGGCTCTCTCCCCACCAGAGTTGGAGCAGAAGGCCACCCCCATCCCTGtacaccccagccctggccccccgGGTGGCCCCCCCAGTACCCCGGTGCCCCCTCAGGTCCACGACCTGTGCGACAACTTCTGTCACCGCTACATCACCTGCCTCAAGGGAAAGATGCCCATCGACTTGGTCATCGAGGATCGGgatggaggctgcagggaggatCTCGAGGACTACCcggcctcctgccccagcctcccagaTCAGGTAGGCTCGGCATCAGATGGGGTACCAGCCATCACCCTGCAACCAAGGCCATGCCCAGAGAGCTGAGACCCAGCATGAGGGCACACACACCACCCCATACAGCCTCAGGCAGCCACAGTCAGACACAGCCTGACCACAGGACACGCACCAACTGTGCAACAGCTACACAGACTGTCAGACAGCTGGACAAAAGCACCCGCCCCTAGCCAACATCTGCAGATACCAACCATAGACTTGGCCACACCCACACAGGTTCACACACAGCGACAAACCATTCCACTCACAGCCAGGTGACAGCACACACCACATACTTAAACATACACACGCCCCCACAGCACAACAGCATCACAGATCACACAGCCTGATTGAGACACTGCCGTTcgagaggatgtgtgtgtgtacagcacACACACCCCAGCCACACAACAGGCACAGAGCCAGAGATGGAGCCAAATGGCCCCAGATCTTGCCACGCAAACTCAGCTACAGCCACACTTACACCTAAAGTGACCACAGTGACTGCCCACATGCACACACCTGCTACCCTAACATTGTAACAATCCGACTACAGCAGGTGTGGGCACACACCATGCCATTCAGTGGCCACGTGGCCCCAGATTCATTGAATCTTGGAGGCAGTCAGACCACAGTTACATAGACAAAGGCACCCAGATGACAATCCCACAACAGCTGTGCAGATCCAACGAGGCCAACCCCTACAAGGCAGTCATGGTATCAACACACCCAGATGCCAAGTATTACACAACACGACACCCACACCCAGGTGCCAGGTAGGTGCCAGGTAGGTTCCAGGTAGGCACATGGCCTCACCACAACCAGGCAGACTCGAGCATGTGCACACAGCAGTCACAGATGAGCCTCAAGGACCCTCTGACCCACAGCCCATAATAAGCATCCTCTGAGCAGCACACCCTGTGTGTGTGCTGATCAGTTACAACTCCCTCCGAGCCAGAGCCATATTCCACATCTTCACACAGCCACTGACGGGACCCTTCCCAGAacgatgttttaaaatataataaaaccacattaaactatatttaagtacaaaaaaaaaaaaaaaacaggcaccGACACATTCCCATGGCCATCTCCCACCCCAAGAGAGTCAGGgagctgcccacctgcctgctcaTGCAAGAATCAGGATAACCACACACACAGTCTCACAAATAAGACATCAGCCCCTAGAACTACA
This region of Camelus ferus isolate YT-003-E chromosome 9, BCGSAC_Cfer_1.0, whole genome shotgun sequence genomic DNA includes:
- the MEIS3 gene encoding homeobox protein Meis3 isoform X7; this translates as MARRYDELPHYPGIVDSTATLASFSEAVSSAPRAPGPYGPHRPPQPPPSGLDSDGLRREKDEIYGHPLFPLLALVFEKCELATCSPRDGAGTGLGTPPGGDVCSSDSFNEDIAAFAKQVRSERPLFSSNPELDNLMIQAIQVLRFHLLELEKGKMPIDLVIEDRDGGCREDLEDYPASCPSLPDQNNTWIRDHEDSGSVHLGTPGPSSGGLASQSGDNSSDQGDGLDTSVASPSSGGEDEELDQERRRNKKRGIFPKVATNIMRAWLFQHLSHPYPSEEQKKQLAQDTGLTILQVNNWFINARRRIVQPMIDQSNRTGQGANFSPEGQPTGGYTETQPHVTVRPPGPMGMSLNLEGEWHYL
- the MEIS3 gene encoding homeobox protein Meis3 isoform X5, producing MARRYDELPHYPGIVDSTATLASFSEAVSSAPRAPGPYGPHRPPQPPPSGLDSDGLRREKDEIYGHPLFPLLALVFEKCELATCSPRDGAGTGLGTPPGGDVCSSDSFNEDIAAFAKQVRSERPLFSSNPELDNLMIQAIQVLRFHLLELEKVHDLCDNFCHRYITCLKGKMPIDLVIEDRDGGCREDLEDYPASCPSLPDQNNTWIRDHEDSGSVHLGTPGPSSGGLASQSGDNSSDQGDGLDTSVASPSSGGEDEELDQERRRNKKRGIFPKVATNIMRAWLFQHLSHPYPSEEQKKQLAQDTGLTILQVNNWFINARRRIVQPMIDQSNRTAGQGANFSPEGQPTGGYTETQPHVTVRPPGPMGMSLNLEGEWHYL
- the MEIS3 gene encoding homeobox protein Meis3 isoform X6 → MARRYDELPHYPGIVDSTATLASFSEAVSSAPRAPGPYGPHRPPQPPPSGLDSDGLRREKDEIYGHPLFPLLALVFEKCELATCSPRDGAGTGLGTPPGGDVCSSDSFNEDIAAFAKQVRSERPLFSSNPELDNLMIQAIQVLRFHLLELEKVHDLCDNFCHRYITCLKGKMPIDLVIEDRDGGCREDLEDYPASCPSLPDQNNTWIRDHEDSGSVHLGTPGPSSGGLASQSGDNSSDQGDGLDTSVASPSSGGEDEELDQERRRNKKRGIFPKVATNIMRAWLFQHLSHPYPSEEQKKQLAQDTGLTILQVNNWFINARRRIVQPMIDQSNRTGQGANFSPEGQPTGGYTETQPHVTVRPPGPMGMSLNLEGEWHYL